In Actinomycetota bacterium, one DNA window encodes the following:
- a CDS encoding glycerophosphodiester phosphodiesterase, which produces MSDNPWLQRRVLHHAHRGGALEAPENTMRAFRAGVRAGADGLELDVRCTADGVLVVAHDRDLRRVTGRPGNVDALTLSDVRERSVLAAEQADDTAIPTLREVLDAFPQAFLNLDIKDTAPHVEPYEEPLADLLAEYGRSDDVVVGSFHLPAVRSFRDAAPQVSTSLAPEEVVALWEDRWKRDHPSIHAAQVPATYGDVEVVTVEFVERAHRAGLAVHVWTVNEPEEMSRLIDLGVDGLITDRPSVLEPLLHQRGVAYA; this is translated from the coding sequence GTGAGCGACAACCCCTGGCTGCAGCGGCGGGTGCTGCACCACGCCCACCGCGGCGGAGCGCTCGAGGCTCCGGAGAACACCATGCGGGCGTTCCGCGCCGGGGTCCGGGCTGGCGCGGACGGGTTGGAACTCGACGTGCGCTGCACGGCCGACGGCGTGCTGGTGGTGGCCCACGACCGTGACCTGCGCCGGGTCACCGGTCGGCCCGGCAACGTCGATGCGCTGACGCTGTCCGACGTCCGCGAACGGTCGGTGCTGGCAGCAGAACAGGCCGACGACACCGCGATCCCCACGTTACGGGAGGTCCTCGACGCCTTCCCTCAAGCGTTCCTCAACCTCGACATCAAGGACACCGCCCCGCACGTCGAGCCCTACGAGGAGCCGCTGGCCGACCTGCTCGCCGAGTACGGTCGGAGCGACGACGTGGTCGTCGGGTCGTTCCACCTGCCCGCCGTACGGTCGTTCCGCGACGCCGCGCCCCAGGTCAGCACGTCACTGGCCCCTGAGGAGGTCGTGGCGCTGTGGGAGGACCGGTGGAAGCGCGACCACCCGTCGATCCACGCGGCGCAGGTCCCAGCGACCTACGGGGACGTCGAGGTCGTCACCGTCGAGTTCGTCGAGCGGGCGCACCGGGCTGGCTTGGCGGTGCACGTGTGGACCGTCAACGAACCCGAAGAGATGTCACGCCTGATCGACCTGGGGGTGGACGGGTTGATCACCGACCGCCCCAGCGTCCTCGAACCGCTCCTGCATCAACGTGGCGTCGCGTACGCGTGA
- a CDS encoding SLBB domain-containing protein yields the protein MEPFDAGRRLIPDEPILSVEDYLESGGGQGLTTALQGSPDEVIRAVSDSGLRGRGGAGFPTGIKWSSVRKAGQEDPGSTVYMVANAAEGEPGTYKDRAIMTTNPYQFVEGVLIAMYAVGAERGYIAIKKKFQDQIEKIADAVGQVAEAGWEGADRIDLVGGPDEYLFGEEKAMLEVVEGKLPMPRLVAPYQVGLFASMQSPNPTLVNNVESLTNVPLIVSKGPEWFREVGTGESPGTMVFTVVGDVESPGVYELPLGTPLRTLVEDIAGATDVKAIFGGVAQAVITPDMLDTPMGFDSLAEAGAGLGSGGFVVYDSSHCIVRVMATLSHFLAVESCGQCWACMLGTETLTDILNRIDRGDGVDDDVDALLERAAKVTDQNRCYLPVGEQLMVGSTLHRYAQEYSDHIGRPCWSEREAMVPKIDSIDLDTGEVVFDRTYHLKQPDWTYAQE from the coding sequence AGGACTACCTCGAGAGCGGCGGGGGTCAGGGCCTGACGACGGCGCTGCAGGGCTCGCCCGACGAGGTGATCCGCGCGGTCAGCGATTCAGGTCTGCGCGGTCGTGGTGGCGCCGGGTTCCCCACCGGGATCAAGTGGAGTTCGGTCCGCAAGGCGGGTCAAGAGGATCCCGGCTCCACGGTGTACATGGTGGCCAACGCCGCCGAGGGCGAGCCCGGTACGTACAAGGACCGGGCGATCATGACCACGAACCCGTACCAGTTCGTCGAAGGCGTCCTCATCGCCATGTACGCGGTCGGGGCTGAGCGCGGCTACATCGCGATCAAGAAGAAGTTCCAGGACCAGATCGAGAAGATCGCCGACGCGGTCGGTCAGGTCGCTGAGGCCGGATGGGAGGGTGCCGACCGCATCGACCTGGTGGGCGGCCCAGACGAGTACCTGTTCGGCGAAGAGAAGGCGATGCTCGAGGTCGTCGAGGGCAAGCTGCCGATGCCGCGGCTGGTGGCGCCCTACCAGGTCGGGCTGTTCGCGTCGATGCAGAGCCCCAACCCAACGCTGGTCAACAACGTCGAGTCGTTGACCAACGTCCCGCTGATCGTGAGCAAGGGTCCCGAGTGGTTCCGCGAGGTGGGAACCGGCGAGTCGCCCGGGACGATGGTGTTCACCGTCGTCGGCGACGTCGAGTCGCCCGGGGTCTACGAGCTGCCGCTGGGCACACCGCTGCGCACGCTGGTCGAGGACATCGCCGGTGCAACCGACGTCAAGGCGATCTTCGGAGGCGTCGCGCAAGCGGTGATCACCCCCGACATGCTCGACACCCCGATGGGGTTCGACTCGCTGGCGGAAGCCGGCGCCGGGCTGGGCAGCGGCGGGTTCGTGGTGTACGACTCGTCGCACTGCATCGTCCGGGTCATGGCGACGCTGTCACACTTCCTGGCGGTCGAGTCATGTGGTCAGTGCTGGGCGTGCATGCTGGGCACCGAGACGCTCACGGACATCCTCAACCGCATCGACCGCGGCGACGGGGTCGACGATGACGTCGACGCTCTGCTGGAACGGGCTGCGAAGGTCACCGACCAGAACCGTTGTTACCTGCCGGTCGGTGAGCAGCTGATGGTGGGCAGCACCCTGCACCGCTACGCCCAGGAGTACTCCGACCACATCGGTCGGCCATGCTGGTCCGAGCGCGAGGCGATGGTGCCCAAGATCGACAGCATCGATCTGGACACCGGCGAGGTGGTGTTCGACCGGACCTACCACCTGAAGCAACCCGACTGGACGTACGCCCAGGAGTGA
- a CDS encoding protein phosphatase 2C domain-containing protein, whose product MRTDEGTVVQVGAASDMGRVRGRNEDALLVDEDHHVFVVADGLGGHPAGDVASRTAVETLDRHLDDLSRGDPADALVSALRAADDAIRSDAAADQRRAGMATTAVVARLTDGGEEAWVAHVGDSRAYLIRDADLRPITRDHTSGGMFGRGSITQALGTGDGIDPDVTHIDLEPGDRLLLCTDGLTDMLPEDAIAKIAATSDEPQAACERLVDAANERGGVDNITVIVVEV is encoded by the coding sequence ATGCGGACGGACGAGGGAACTGTCGTGCAAGTCGGGGCGGCCAGCGACATGGGTCGGGTCCGGGGACGCAACGAGGACGCGCTCCTGGTCGACGAGGACCACCACGTCTTCGTGGTGGCTGACGGTCTCGGCGGGCATCCGGCTGGAGACGTGGCCAGCCGGACCGCGGTCGAGACGCTCGACCGCCATCTCGACGACCTGTCGCGCGGGGACCCGGCGGACGCGCTCGTGTCGGCTCTGCGTGCAGCCGACGACGCGATCCGCTCCGACGCCGCGGCCGATCAGCGCCGAGCCGGCATGGCGACGACAGCGGTGGTCGCTCGCCTCACGGACGGCGGCGAGGAGGCGTGGGTGGCCCACGTCGGAGACAGCCGCGCCTACCTGATCCGCGACGCGGACCTCCGGCCGATCACCCGGGACCACACCTCCGGTGGCATGTTCGGTCGGGGCAGCATCACCCAGGCGCTCGGCACCGGGGACGGGATCGACCCGGACGTCACCCACATCGACCTCGAACCCGGGGACCGCCTGCTGCTGTGCACCGATGGGCTCACCGACATGCTCCCCGAGGACGCGATCGCCAAGATCGCCGCCACGTCCGACGAGCCGCAGGCCGCCTGTGAGCGGCTGGTCGACGCGGCCAACGAGCGCGGCGGTGTGGACAACATCACGGTGATCGTGGTCGAGGTCTGA
- a CDS encoding cupin domain-containing protein — MGGSITRSEAGRDVNAADLEQRFRSVGLTPRTFANAPGDTYGAHSHTTHKILFCAEGSITFHTDDGDLEMHAGDRLDLEPDTQHRATVGPDGVVCVEAHADGPDALPS; from the coding sequence ATGGGAGGTTCGATCACGCGGAGCGAAGCCGGTCGTGACGTCAACGCTGCTGACCTCGAGCAGCGTTTCCGCAGTGTCGGGCTGACCCCGCGGACGTTCGCCAACGCCCCCGGCGACACGTACGGAGCACACAGCCACACGACGCACAAGATCCTGTTCTGCGCTGAAGGATCGATCACCTTCCACACAGACGACGGCGACCTGGAGATGCACGCCGGTGACCGCCTCGACCTGGAACCCGACACCCAGCACCGCGCGACCGTCGGACCGGACGGCGTCGTCTGCGTCGAAGCACACGCCGACGGGCCCGACGCGCTGCCCAGCTAG